The DNA sequence CTTCGGGCTGCCTCATCATGACGCACGACATCGAGACAGCCACCGGCCGCGACTTTGCCCCGAAACTTGCCGATATCGATGCGTCGTTTGGATTCACGCCTTCTTTCCAGGTCGTTCCCGAAGAGCGTTACGAGGTCACTGAAGACTTTCTGGATTCTCTAAGGGCAAGACGGTGTGAGATCAACCTGCACGGACTCAACCATGACGACCGCTTGTTCGAAAACAGACAAGCCTTCCGCCATCGTGCGGCGAAGATCAACGGCTACGCCCGGCGGTATGGGGCAGCCGGTTTCCGATCGCCAGTGCTGTACAGGGTTCTCGACTGGTTCGATGAATTCGATTTCTCCTATGACATGTCCGTCCCCAACTGCGGGCATCTCGATCCGCAACGCGGCGGGTGCTGTACGGTGATGCCATATTTCATCGGCAACATACTCGAACTACCGCTGACCATGTCTCAGGACTATTCCATCTTTCATTTCCTCCGGCAGCATTCGATCGATCTATGGAAGCGGCAGATCGACCTTGTTCTTGAAAAACACGGCCTCATCAGCTTCAACGTGCATCCTGATTACATCATCGAGGAGCCCTACCTCAGTCTCTATCACAAGCTGCTGGAGCATTTGGCCAGGGTGCGCGAAGAGCGCAATGTCTGGAGTGCTTTTCCCAACCAGGTGAATCAGTGGTGGAGAGAGCGGCGCAACCGCCCCGAAGTCAATGCGCGCGCCCGGATCGAAAAGGGCCGCCTCGTTTATGAGATTGCCGGTTCTGCAGATTTAGGCCTAAGGAGCGCAGAATGGCAGACCTTCGCCCAGCACGCCGCTTGAACACGAAAAGCATGCACATCTGCATGATTACGCACTCGATTTACGAGGAAGACTATCGGGTGCTGCGATACGCCGAATCTCTTGTCCGTCGCGGCGACACCGTCGAGGTCTTCTCATTGCGCTGGCGGCCCCAGCTTGCACATGAAGAAGTGATCGCCGGAGTCAAGGTCCACCGCATACAGGACCGCTTCACGAAGAATGAAATCAGCAAAGCCCGGCTGGTTGGGCCGCTTCTGAAGTTCTTCATGCGTGCAGCATGGCAGGTGACCAGGCGACATTGGCGAAGGCCGTACGACATTGTTCACGTGCATAACATTCCGGATTTCCTGGTCTTTGCCGCGGCTTATCCAAAGCTTTCAGGCGCCAAGATAATCCTGGATGTACACGATATCGTACCGGAGTTCTTTGCAACGAGGTTCAACGCGCCGCTGGATTCCTTTACGGTTCAATGTCTGAAGTTGATGGAGCGAGTCAGCGGATGGTTTGCAGATCACGTCATCCTCTCCAATCATTTATGGTTGGAGAAATACGCCTCGCGCACTGCGCCGAAAGGCAAATGCTCGGTTTTCATCAATAACGTCGACCGGACGATATTCAGGCCTTCACAGCATGCCCATGGTGAGAACCCCATAGTTATCTTTCCAGGCGGCCTCCAGTATCACCAGGGGCTGGATATTGCCATTCGGGCATTTGCAAAACTGCTGCAGCGGATGCCGGGGGCGGAATTTCACATTTACGGCGACGGCCCGATGAAGGATCCGTGGATCGCCCTCGCGAAAGAACTCAGGCTTGATGGCCATGTTGTATTTCATGAACCGCTGAAGCTGAAAGAAATCGCGAAAGTCATGTCCCAGGCGGACCTCGGCGTCGTACCGAAGCGTGCCGACAGCTTCGGAAACGAGGCGTACAGCACAAAGATCATGGAATTCATGGCCGCCGGCATACCCGTCGTCGCCGCCAGCACCAGGATCGATCGTTATTATTTCGACGATTCCCTCCTCCGGTTCTTTCCACCGGGAAATGCCGATGCGATGGCGGAAGCCATGCACGCGGTGCTCAGTGATCGTGAGCTACAGCACCGGCTGGTGTCCAATGGGTCCGAGTACGCCGCCCGAAACGACTGGGAGTCCCGAAAGGCCGAATACCTCGATCTTGTCGATTCGCTGCGCGCGGCGTGATGGGCGATGAATATTACACTCGATCGCCAACTCACATTGTCCGTTTTCCGCTGGTTCCAACCCGCCGCCTCACAGCGCTGCGTCCCTCTGCTCATGTATCACAGCATCGCAGAGGAAGAGGAACACATTTCACCCTACTACCGGCTCGCAACAGCGCCTCAACGCTTCGCCGAACAGATGCAATGGCTGAAGGAGGCGGGCTACGCCGGAGTGTCCCTCGACGAAGCCCTGCAAACTCTTGATGTTCTAACGCCGAAACCCCGCCAGACCGTGGGAATCACCTTCGATGACGGTTATCGAAATTTCTATACCTCGGCCTGGCCGATCCTTCGCCAATCTGGTTTCACCGCGACCATGTATCTGCCGACCGGTTTCATCGGCTCGAAAGGCAAATCATTGCTGGAACGGGCATCCCTGACCTGGCCTGAAATCCGCGAATTGCACTACCAGGGCATTCGCTTCGGCTCGCACACCGTCAGCCATCCCATGTTGCACGATGTATCGACCCGTAAACTCGAAACGGAGCTGAGCGCCTCCAAGCAGTCGATCGAGGACGAATTGGGATACGAGGTAACGGGCTTCGCATATCCATACGCATTTCCCCAGGAAGATCGGGCATTCGCGAATCTCCTGACGGATCATCTGCGCCAATCCGGATATGAAACTTGCGTCACCACCATGGTCGGACGGGTACACGCCGGCGACGACCGTTTGCTTCTCAAACGGCTGCCGGTGAATTCCTGTGATGACCGCGAGCTGTTTCTGGCGAAGCTGCGAGGGTGCTATGACTGGGTTGGTTGTGCCCAGGGCATGATCCGTCGCGTAAAACGCTTTGTAAGGACGGGCAAAATATAAGAATTCTTTCGACGAAATCGCGGTCAATCCAACGATTCCACGGGGTAGCCGAGTTCGCGCCAGGTTGAAAGACCGCCCTCAAGCGGTCTAACTGAAATTAAGCCCCTTTTTCTGAGCTCCGCGGCGACTTTGGCGCTCGTGGCTTCATTGGGGCAGGAACAGTAGAGAACGATGTCTCCGGTGCGTTTCATGTGTTCAAAGTCGATCTCGGCAAAATCCGGCAACATGTGAAATGCCCCGGGAATACGGACGCGATCGATGCCGCGATCGAGTTGGTTCCGGAGATCAACGATGGTGACGGGCCCCCCTTCATCCAATTTCGTCTTCAGCTCATCCGCCGTGATACGCGCGCCACGCAGCGCCCCCAGGAACTGACGCCGCTGAACGTACTTCACGCCGACGTACAGCGCCAAGCCTGCCACAATGACGGCTAAGAGCGAACCTCCAAGCCCGGAAAGACGGACGGCCAGTTCGATCTGCCTGCTGAAAACCCATCCTAACGAAACATAGAATGCCACCCAGGCCAGCAAGCCGAGGCCGTCGAATAGAAAAAATCGTACCGGTGGAATACGAATCATGCCCGAAAGAGGGACTGCTGCCGCATTGAGCCCCGGAACAAACTTCACGAAAAGAAGACTCCAGACTCCATTTTGTGCAAACGTATCCTCCGCCCGCCGGACGCAGTGATCCGGCTCAAGTGAAATACGGCACATCAGATTGAGTACCGATCGGCCATAGCGGCGGCCGAGCTGATACCAGATCACATCCGCTAAAATCGATCCGGCGAACGACGCCACGACTGCGCCTGTAATCGAAAACTGACCGGAGCGCGACAGCGCCCCTACTCCAATCAAGACCGGCACAGCGGGAAGAGGCAAACCCAGATGCTCAATGAAAGTGGCGCCGAAGATCAATGCATAGCCGTACCGTGCCACAAGATTCAACAGATCCTGCATGACGGCATAGTAGCAGGCCACAACCAAATCAAGCTTTGGAACGAATCATTTCACTGGACGGGGCGAACGTGTATGTTGTCCCCATGGGCGAAGATTCGGCCAGCGATCTTACAGGCCACACCGTTTCGAATTACCGCATTACCGGGAAACTGGGCGGCGGCGGGATGGGTTTGGTTTATAAAGCCGAGGACATCCGGCTTCAGCGTTACGTCGCGCTGAAGTTCGTGTCGGCGGAACTTGCTGCCGACCCCGAAGCCTTGAACCGTTTCCGCCGTGAAGCGCGCGCGGCGTCTGCGCTGAATCATCCGAATATCTGCAATTTACGACATCGAGGAACAGAAGCCGCCGCCGAATTCACCAGGCTGCTGGCGCATCCCGGCCCGGCCGCGGGAGATCCGGTCGATGCCGCAGCCCGACGGCAGCTGGCGCACGCGCCCGTCTCCAGTAACCGATCCGCAACCCAACTGATCGACTGGGGGCTCATCCTTGCGTAAAACGCTTTATAAGTACCGGTAGATCCAATCCCCCGCTACGGCCGTTGCTTTAATCGGTACCTTTCGCCAGATCCGCTTCATCAGCTTTGCTGTGAGACTCGCGGACTGTTTTCCAGTCTCGAACTCCGGTGGCTTTGGGTAGTAATAGCGATATAGCCAGGTTTGCCGTGAGCTCCATTTACGCTTGAAATCGGCCAGTCCCTGGCAGCCGTCCGGCACTTCGCCCAGATCGAAGTAACGATACCCCTCCTTGCACGCATCGTGAACCGCGCGCCACTGAATCACATCGTTCGGACTCAAGGTGGTGTATTTCCGGCTTGCTCCGTTGAATGCGTAAAAGAATGTCGATCCGAAAGGCAGGAATATCGAGCCAGCCAGTAGTCTGGCCGGCTCGTGACCGGTAAGTTCTGCCAGCAATAACCGCAAAAATCCGCGCGGCCGCATCAGATCCCAGGCAGCCTGAAAGAAACGATAGGGTCTGGGAGGGACAACGTGCCACCGCATGGTCTCCAGATAGAGTTCGTACCACGCCCGCAGGTCACTCTCCGATTCTGACTCTCGAACTCTCAAGTTGAGCGTTGAAGCCTTGTTCACGGTAGACCGGATGCGTGCATGGCTTCGGGAACTGCCGAGACGAAGGTCTTCGACGCGATCGGGCAGCTCCAGAACATAATGTTGTCTCCAGCGGCCTCCCATGACGTCATCCACAATCCCATCGAGGTCATTCGACTTCACCTTGATCTGCAGCCGAGTGCCGCGTATCGGTACGTAGTTTTTCGCAGCACGAATCAACGCAGCGGCTGCCTGCGCATCGCAAGCCAGCGGTCCGGCGACCGGAGTACGTGGCAGAGAAGAGACGCGGCGGCCGGCCAGTTGTCCACCGAAAGGCAGCCCTCGCGTCGGAAGCAGAGGCAGTATGCCGTACAGGCGGCCTGCGTCATCCTGGGATGCAAGGCAGATGGGTTTCCCGGGATTTTCACGGGTCAAAACCTCGAGCCACACGGGGTGATGGTAAATCAAAGCACTGGGATGGCTGTTTACGAACGCTTCGTAGCGCGAATCGCGAAGATCGATTTCCACAATGCGGCGCTCTCCATGGAAGTGTGGTCTCGGTGGAAAAAGAATTTCGTCCTGGGCTGTATTCCTCATCACGTGTCCTGAAAACGAGTGCAAGAGCAGGACCGCATCCGCACGGCAGGCAACTTGCTTTGGATACGCCCATGACTTCGCTCACGCAAATGCGGTCTGGAGCGCACATTCTCTTGAAGCCGGGCGCGGCCTTTCTGGATCAGGCGATACTTTCGGGCACGAATTTCGTAGCTGCATTCATCCTCATAAAAACGGTGGCAAAGGAAGAATACGGCTACTACTCTATCGCGCTCGCCGCTTCCCTCTTCCTCGTCTCTATCCAGAATGCCGTTGTAACAACGCCACTGGCCGTGTTGCTCGCCGGCAAACATGACGAAGAGAAGGACAGTTACGCGGGCTCTTTGTACTGGGGCCAGATGATGGCCCTTGTTCCTGCCGCGGCCGCGGGCCTGCTTTCCTCCGTCGCCCTTTATCTTTACGGATTCCACGGCATGAAAGTTGTCATGGCCGGATGCCTGTCTTTCGCGGCGGCCGGCCTGTTGTTGCGGGAGTTTGCGCGGGCGTATTACTTTGCCGAGCAATCGCCTTATACGGTACTGCTCCTGGATTCGTACTACGCGGCGGCTTTTCTCGTGCTGATCGGTGTTGTCTACCGGTCATTTCGAATGACGGCGGCAACGGCATTTGTCGTGATGGGAATCAGCGCCCTGGTTGCCACCGCCCTCATCAAGAACCGCAACTGGATATTCTCCTGGCCGGCGATTCGCGAAAGTTACCGTGAACATTGGCCGCTCGCGAAATGGTCCCTTGCCGGTGTGCTGGTTACGCATCTCCAGTCTTACTGCACTTTGTATCTCACCGGCACAATGCTCGGCAGTTCTGCGGCCGGAAGTGTGGCGGCTTCGAGATTGCCTTTGACACCGATGACATTGCTCCAGACGGGATGGAATAAAGTCGCGATACCGCGGGGAGCTCATTTACGTGAAGCAGGACGGTTGCGGCGGTTTCTAAGGGAGCAGGCACTCGTCGCGGGAGTCGTTGCAGCGGGTGTCGCCGCATATGCCGCGTTGTTATGGATGTCTGCGGGCTTCCTCAAAACATTCCTGTTCAACCGGGACTATGAGGGCGCCCTGGATTTCATTGGATTCTGGGCCGCGATCAACGTCGCAGTTTTCGCAGGACTTACCGCAAGCGCGGGCCTTCAAGTCATGAAGGAGTTTGGCGCGATCACCAAAATCAATTGCGCAACGATGGCGGTCACACTCGTGTTCAATGTGATTTTCATCGGCCGGTACGGCATTAAAGGCGGGCTCGCGTCCTCACTGCTCGGAGAAAGTCTGCTGGCAGTGAGTCTGTGGTCATGCCTCGTGCGGCGGTTTCTTCAAGAGTCCCGTCTGGACGCCAACCAAACCGGCAAACCGCGCGCCTTGCGATTGTCTGTCGCCGGGAAGGAGGCCTCGCTGTGATCTGTTCGGTGTGTATTGCCACATATAAGCGGCCCGCACTGTTGCAGCAGTTACTGAGAAGCCTCGAAACGCAGTCACTTCCGGACGGCGTTTGCCTGCAGATCATAGTTGTCGACAACGATTGCGACGGCAGCGCCGCCCACGTGGCCGCCGGCCGGTACAATACGAAAGAAATGACGTTTCAGTATCACATCCAACCTTTGAAAAACATCAGCCTGACCAGAAACATGGCGATGGCGAACGCCCGCGGCCGGTATCTGCTCTTTATCGACGATGATGAGATCGCTTCGCCGGATTGGGTGGCAACGCTGCTCGCAGCCGCGCTCAAGTATCGTGCAGATGCAGTCTTCGGGCCTGTATTCCCCGTTTTCGATAACGAAGCGCCGGAGTGGATAAAGCATGGGAGGCGCCTTCTGGATGACACGATTCCGTCTACGCCGACGGGAACCGAGGCCGCTTCGACCTGGACCGGCAACTGTCTGCTCAAAGCGAGCGCGCTGGCGCACATGCCGGTGCCTTTCGATCCGGAATATGGAAACACGGGCGGCGAAGACGAGGATCTATTCAACAGGCTGAAGCGGAATGGAGCCCGGCTTATCTACTGCAATGAAGCCCACGTTTACGAGTACTGGCCGCCGTCGCGAACGCGGCTGCCTTACCTCTTGCGTAGAGGCTTGAAGGGCGGAAATTCCCATACCCGCAGAGCGATTGATTTTTCCACTCGAAAGGGGCCGTTACGCCTTTTCATGTTGATAAAGGCGGTCGGTTTCGGGTCGCTGAGTCTTCTGCTATCCATCATTACACTTCCGAGCAAGGTCTGGAGAACCTACTGGCAAGTGAAGCTTGCCGCAAACGTAGGACGTTTTATGGCCGCTACCGGCCATCTCTATAAAAGTTACAAATAGGTGTTGTCATGACTAATCCCGCCAATCTCATCCAGGAACGACCGCTGGTCTCGAAAATCTGCCGGGTGGCCTTCTGCCTCTATGTCGTCTTCATGCTTGCCGGATCCGCCATGCCTTTTCAGGACGATGACGCCGTCAGTGCGATGACCGTTTCCAACCCGATCAATCAGGTTGTGGACTCCGTCATTCCGCTGGTGTGCCTGGTATGTCTCTGGCCCAAAAGAAGGCAGGCGCTCGAAATTCTGAGTCAGAAAAAGTATTTCGTCCTGTTTTTGCTGTGGTGTGCGATCAGCGTGACCTGGTCGGAATCTCCATTAATGTCGGTTAAGGCGTCCATTCGAATCATTGGATCCACGATCGTTGCACTGAGCTTCTTCGTTCATTCGGAGTTTTCTGAAGATGCGCTGAAATACCTCAAAGCAGTCCTGGCGATATACGTCCCACTGACGATCCTCGCCATTGCGCTTGTTCCGGGCGCGACTCAGGAAGGGTCGGCGTGGCGCGGCCTGGCTTCGCATAAGAACACGCTGGGCGAGATCGCGCTTGTAAGCACCATCGTATGGGCGGCGGGAATATCGCATACCGGATCGAAGCGGAAGCTCTGGTGCGCGCTGTTTGCCGCAGCCTCGCTGGTTCTGGTGGCCGGTTCCAGGAGCACGACGTCATTCGTGACGCTGGCATTCATTGCCTTCCTCGGCTTATCTGTGTTCCTTGTCAGGCGGCTGGGAACCATGTTCACGGCTGTGGCGTTCAGCTTGTGTCTTGCGTGTGGAACATTGATCTTCGTCAATGTCGCGAGCGTCGACACGATTTTCGCAGGCCTCGGTAAAGACGATACCTTCACGGGGCGGACGGATATATGGGATTCGATAATCCGGGAGGCGAAGCTCCATCCGCTCCAGGGCGCCGGATTCGGAGGATTCTGGACGCCTGAAAGAGATCTCGGCCTGTACACTCCGCAGGAATCGGTATGGCAGCCGAACGAAGGCCATGAAGGTTATCTCGACCTGCTGAACGAAACCGGCATGGTCGGCGTCTGCCTTCTTGCGTTGATGGTCATTTCCTGCTTCGTCCGGACCGTGAAGCTGAAAACCTGGAATCTATGGATGCTGCTCTTCATCGCCGTACTGATGGTCAACACGATGGAATCGACACTATTCCGGGCAGGCAGCTTCACCGGCTGGATCTTCCTCCTGGCGTATCTCGGCGTTCAAACACCTCAATTCAGACCGGACTCGAACGCGCCCAGGTCGGGAGCGCTGCCGGCATAAGGCAAATTGACACTGGCTCCCTTATCGATCACTGGCGAGCCCGTCTGGAGGTGGAAGTCGTGCCCGGCTGCATTGACATATTGCGGATTGACGTTCAGATCATGCGGCCCGATCTTGCTGCTTTGAACGTTATCGTTATAGTCCCATTGAGCGTAGGTTCCGCCGTCTCTCGGCGAAGGAGTGTCGAAGATGTTGTTCAGAACATAGATCTGAACCTGGCTGACACTGCCCGAAGTCGAGCCGCCGAATACCCCGGTTGAATGGGCGTAGACGGTGTTGTTGTATACCCTGCAGGTTACGGGGCCGCCTTCAAACTCGCACTGAAATGCCGACGAGATGTTGATGCCATAGACGATGTTTCGAATCCAGGTGACGTCGCCCGTATAGGCAGCCGTGTCGTTCTCGATATAAAACGCGTTTTCGTACTGTTGAATGCCAAGGCCGTCATGCACGACATTGCTGTCCACCAAGGCGCCCTGCGAA is a window from the Terriglobia bacterium genome containing:
- a CDS encoding glycosyltransferase family 4 protein — its product is MADLRPARRLNTKSMHICMITHSIYEEDYRVLRYAESLVRRGDTVEVFSLRWRPQLAHEEVIAGVKVHRIQDRFTKNEISKARLVGPLLKFFMRAAWQVTRRHWRRPYDIVHVHNIPDFLVFAAAYPKLSGAKIILDVHDIVPEFFATRFNAPLDSFTVQCLKLMERVSGWFADHVILSNHLWLEKYASRTAPKGKCSVFINNVDRTIFRPSQHAHGENPIVIFPGGLQYHQGLDIAIRAFAKLLQRMPGAEFHIYGDGPMKDPWIALAKELRLDGHVVFHEPLKLKEIAKVMSQADLGVVPKRADSFGNEAYSTKIMEFMAAGIPVVAASTRIDRYYFDDSLLRFFPPGNADAMAEAMHAVLSDRELQHRLVSNGSEYAARNDWESRKAEYLDLVDSLRAA
- a CDS encoding glycosyltransferase family 2 protein; the protein is MICSVCIATYKRPALLQQLLRSLETQSLPDGVCLQIIVVDNDCDGSAAHVAAGRYNTKEMTFQYHIQPLKNISLTRNMAMANARGRYLLFIDDDEIASPDWVATLLAAALKYRADAVFGPVFPVFDNEAPEWIKHGRRLLDDTIPSTPTGTEAASTWTGNCLLKASALAHMPVPFDPEYGNTGGEDEDLFNRLKRNGARLIYCNEAHVYEYWPPSRTRLPYLLRRGLKGGNSHTRRAIDFSTRKGPLRLFMLIKAVGFGSLSLLLSIITLPSKVWRTYWQVKLAANVGRFMAATGHLYKSYK
- a CDS encoding polysaccharide biosynthesis C-terminal domain-containing protein → MTSLTQMRSGAHILLKPGAAFLDQAILSGTNFVAAFILIKTVAKEEYGYYSIALAASLFLVSIQNAVVTTPLAVLLAGKHDEEKDSYAGSLYWGQMMALVPAAAAGLLSSVALYLYGFHGMKVVMAGCLSFAAAGLLLREFARAYYFAEQSPYTVLLLDSYYAAAFLVLIGVVYRSFRMTAATAFVVMGISALVATALIKNRNWIFSWPAIRESYREHWPLAKWSLAGVLVTHLQSYCTLYLTGTMLGSSAAGSVAASRLPLTPMTLLQTGWNKVAIPRGAHLREAGRLRRFLREQALVAGVVAAGVAAYAALLWMSAGFLKTFLFNRDYEGALDFIGFWAAINVAVFAGLTASAGLQVMKEFGAITKINCATMAVTLVFNVIFIGRYGIKGGLASSLLGESLLAVSLWSCLVRRFLQESRLDANQTGKPRALRLSVAGKEASL
- a CDS encoding VTT domain-containing protein, translating into MQDLLNLVARYGYALIFGATFIEHLGLPLPAVPVLIGVGALSRSGQFSITGAVVASFAGSILADVIWYQLGRRYGRSVLNLMCRISLEPDHCVRRAEDTFAQNGVWSLLFVKFVPGLNAAAVPLSGMIRIPPVRFFLFDGLGLLAWVAFYVSLGWVFSRQIELAVRLSGLGGSLLAVIVAGLALYVGVKYVQRRQFLGALRGARITADELKTKLDEGGPVTIVDLRNQLDRGIDRVRIPGAFHMLPDFAEIDFEHMKRTGDIVLYCSCPNEATSAKVAAELRKRGLISVRPLEGGLSTWRELGYPVESLD
- a CDS encoding polysaccharide deacetylase family protein, which encodes MNITLDRQLTLSVFRWFQPAASQRCVPLLMYHSIAEEEEHISPYYRLATAPQRFAEQMQWLKEAGYAGVSLDEALQTLDVLTPKPRQTVGITFDDGYRNFYTSAWPILRQSGFTATMYLPTGFIGSKGKSLLERASLTWPEIRELHYQGIRFGSHTVSHPMLHDVSTRKLETELSASKQSIEDELGYEVTGFAYPYAFPQEDRAFANLLTDHLRQSGYETCVTTMVGRVHAGDDRLLLKRLPVNSCDDRELFLAKLRGCYDWVGCAQGMIRRVKRFVRTGKI
- a CDS encoding GNAT family N-acetyltransferase → MRNTAQDEILFPPRPHFHGERRIVEIDLRDSRYEAFVNSHPSALIYHHPVWLEVLTRENPGKPICLASQDDAGRLYGILPLLPTRGLPFGGQLAGRRVSSLPRTPVAGPLACDAQAAAALIRAAKNYVPIRGTRLQIKVKSNDLDGIVDDVMGGRWRQHYVLELPDRVEDLRLGSSRSHARIRSTVNKASTLNLRVRESESESDLRAWYELYLETMRWHVVPPRPYRFFQAAWDLMRPRGFLRLLLAELTGHEPARLLAGSIFLPFGSTFFYAFNGASRKYTTLSPNDVIQWRAVHDACKEGYRYFDLGEVPDGCQGLADFKRKWSSRQTWLYRYYYPKPPEFETGKQSASLTAKLMKRIWRKVPIKATAVAGDWIYRYL
- a CDS encoding O-antigen ligase family protein; this encodes MTNPANLIQERPLVSKICRVAFCLYVVFMLAGSAMPFQDDDAVSAMTVSNPINQVVDSVIPLVCLVCLWPKRRQALEILSQKKYFVLFLLWCAISVTWSESPLMSVKASIRIIGSTIVALSFFVHSEFSEDALKYLKAVLAIYVPLTILAIALVPGATQEGSAWRGLASHKNTLGEIALVSTIVWAAGISHTGSKRKLWCALFAAASLVLVAGSRSTTSFVTLAFIAFLGLSVFLVRRLGTMFTAVAFSLCLACGTLIFVNVASVDTIFAGLGKDDTFTGRTDIWDSIIREAKLHPLQGAGFGGFWTPERDLGLYTPQESVWQPNEGHEGYLDLLNETGMVGVCLLALMVISCFVRTVKLKTWNLWMLLFIAVLMVNTMESTLFRAGSFTGWIFLLAYLGVQTPQFRPDSNAPRSGALPA